Proteins co-encoded in one Flavivirga eckloniae genomic window:
- a CDS encoding nuclear transport factor 2 family protein, whose protein sequence is MKNLTEKKVFEFFETFGTDKDWKSLLADDINFTSPMDEVDDKDKFIELDTQFRQLVKKASVKWIITNDEQASALVNYDMALPTGDSLNITFSEIINLDNQKIKSIEVFFDTAKFYEFLSKMETK, encoded by the coding sequence ATGAAGAACTTAACTGAAAAGAAAGTATTTGAATTTTTTGAAACATTTGGAACTGATAAAGATTGGAAATCTTTATTGGCAGATGACATCAATTTTACTAGTCCAATGGATGAAGTAGATGATAAAGATAAGTTTATTGAATTAGATACTCAATTTAGACAATTGGTAAAGAAAGCTTCGGTCAAATGGATTATTACGAATGATGAGCAGGCTTCGGCATTAGTAAATTATGATATGGCATTGCCAACAGGAGATAGCTTAAATATCACATTTTCAGAAATAATAAATTTAGATAACCAGAAAATAAAATCAATTGAAGTATTTTTTGATACAGCCAAATTTTATGAATTTTTGTCGAAAATGGAAACAAAATAA
- a CDS encoding DinB family protein has protein sequence MLYISYIWVYKEHMFFILLLGASKTDKSKRMMTTNQILIKEFQFINNWTQGLVETLNENQWNETLPEIRTNISWIIGHIVHNNYWHSIGWVKPASNKFLNDFDIDYLDKFFKKDSNPLLYIEERPSKKEILTLMNLLKEETIKNIKELSPEELEQKTLSPSPVAKTKYESLSFAIKHQMWHNGQIAMIKRILKN, from the coding sequence ATGTTATATATATCCTATATTTGGGTGTATAAAGAACATATGTTCTTTATACTATTGTTAGGTGCAAGCAAAACAGACAAATCGAAAAGAATGATGACTACAAATCAAATATTAATAAAAGAGTTCCAGTTCATTAATAACTGGACACAAGGTTTGGTAGAAACCTTAAATGAAAACCAATGGAATGAAACTCTTCCTGAAATCCGTACAAACATTAGTTGGATTATAGGTCATATAGTTCATAATAACTACTGGCATTCAATAGGCTGGGTAAAGCCTGCTTCGAATAAATTCTTAAACGATTTTGATATTGACTATTTGGATAAATTTTTCAAAAAAGATTCAAACCCACTTTTATATATAGAAGAACGTCCATCAAAAAAAGAGATCTTGACCTTAATGAACCTTTTAAAAGAAGAAACTATAAAAAATATCAAAGAGTTAAGCCCTGAAGAATTGGAACAGAAAACATTATCACCAAGTCCAGTGGCAAAAACCAAATATGAATCGCTTAGTTTTGCTATTAAACATCAAATGTGGCATAATGGTCAAATTGCTATGATTAAAAGAATACTAAAGAATTAA
- a CDS encoding REP-associated tyrosine transposase, whose protein sequence is MIRDQEKIHFITATVVDWIDAFTRKSYKDLVIDCLAFCIKNKGMLLYGYVIMSNHIHLIIQSKDGKLSDLIRDFKKFTAKSILDKIENEPESRREWMLERFKKATETHNRNTNYQFWQYGNHAEEIYSHKFMWSKLDYIHLNPVRAGIVEKASYYRYSSASNYVNNEGLIEVDAVDNPVIDVLKKSSITKYNQY, encoded by the coding sequence ATTATACGAGATCAAGAAAAAATACATTTTATTACTGCAACAGTAGTAGATTGGATAGATGCCTTTACACGAAAGTCTTATAAAGATCTTGTTATTGATTGTTTAGCCTTCTGCATAAAAAATAAAGGCATGCTTTTGTATGGTTATGTTATTATGAGCAATCATATACATCTAATCATTCAATCTAAAGATGGTAAACTATCAGATTTAATAAGAGATTTTAAAAAATTCACGGCTAAGAGCATCTTAGACAAGATCGAAAACGAACCCGAAAGTAGAAGAGAATGGATGCTAGAAAGATTTAAAAAAGCCACAGAAACGCATAATAGAAATACCAACTATCAATTTTGGCAATATGGAAATCATGCAGAAGAAATATATTCACACAAATTTATGTGGTCTAAATTAGACTATATCCATTTAAATCCAGTGCGTGCAGGAATTGTAGAAAAAGCATCTTATTACAGGTATTCTAGCGCGAGTAATTATGTGAATAACGAAGGTTTAATTGAAGTTGATGCTGTAGATAATCCAGTAATAGATGTTTTAAAAAAGTCTTCAATCACAAAATATAATCAGTATTGA
- a CDS encoding cobyric acid synthase gives MQNLHPIMLVGTGSDVGKSWITTGICRWLKQKGYQPAPFKAQNMSLNSFSTPDNLEIGRAQAVQAEACEIPPTVEMNPILLKPSSVNKSQVVLHGKPIGNQTAQEYFLGEDKKHLFEEAKKAFHQLATKYNPVVMEGAGSISELNLKHRDIVNMRMAAAANACVYLVADIDKGGVFGSVYGTIELLEDWERKLVKGIIINKFRGDPTLFIEGKKKLEDITGLPILGIMPYAKDIIIEEEDSVALGSRAVTSRENKLNIAVVKLHYMSNYTDFQSLEQEPLINLYFTRDSEELKKADIIILPGTKNTIEDLIALKSDGLATIIKEQYKHIPIIGICGGYQMLGKSIADPFSVESNTTLEKGLNIFDIETTLSKTKETVQRQFKFKDLKETCEGYEIHMGETNVPKNKHLNDVNGKEEGYFDGNKSWGTYLHGIFDNQEVVTELLQVKYPDAKARNYKSFKAEQFDKLAHWIDENLDMATILKNSIEKC, from the coding sequence ATGCAGAATCTACACCCTATAATGCTAGTTGGAACTGGTTCAGATGTTGGTAAAAGTTGGATAACAACAGGGATTTGTAGATGGCTTAAACAGAAAGGATATCAACCTGCCCCTTTTAAGGCGCAAAATATGTCTTTAAATAGTTTTTCGACACCAGACAATCTTGAAATAGGAAGAGCGCAAGCAGTACAAGCAGAAGCGTGTGAAATTCCTCCAACGGTAGAGATGAACCCTATATTATTAAAACCTTCATCAGTAAACAAATCACAAGTTGTATTACATGGTAAACCTATAGGCAACCAAACGGCACAAGAGTACTTTTTGGGAGAGGACAAAAAGCATCTTTTCGAAGAAGCTAAAAAGGCGTTTCATCAATTGGCAACAAAGTACAATCCCGTTGTAATGGAAGGCGCGGGGAGTATTAGCGAACTCAACCTAAAACATAGAGATATAGTAAACATGCGAATGGCAGCAGCAGCAAATGCTTGCGTTTATTTGGTCGCAGATATTGATAAAGGCGGTGTGTTTGGCAGTGTATATGGTACGATTGAGTTGCTTGAAGATTGGGAACGAAAACTGGTAAAAGGGATCATTATTAATAAATTTAGAGGGGATCCTACACTATTTATAGAAGGCAAAAAAAAATTAGAAGACATTACAGGTTTGCCGATTTTAGGCATTATGCCTTACGCTAAAGATATTATTATAGAAGAAGAAGATTCAGTTGCGCTTGGCTCAAGAGCGGTAACTTCCAGAGAGAATAAATTAAATATTGCTGTAGTAAAACTTCATTATATGTCTAACTACACCGATTTTCAATCCTTAGAACAAGAACCTTTAATCAATCTTTATTTTACGAGAGATTCAGAAGAATTAAAAAAAGCAGACATCATTATTCTACCGGGTACAAAAAATACGATTGAAGATTTAATAGCCTTAAAGTCCGATGGATTGGCAACAATAATTAAGGAACAATACAAACACATTCCTATTATTGGAATTTGCGGAGGCTATCAAATGCTAGGAAAATCAATTGCCGATCCTTTTTCTGTTGAAAGCAATACTACTTTAGAAAAAGGCCTGAATATTTTTGATATAGAAACAACACTTTCAAAAACAAAAGAAACCGTACAACGTCAGTTTAAATTTAAAGATTTAAAGGAGACTTGCGAAGGTTATGAAATTCACATGGGAGAAACAAATGTTCCAAAAAACAAACATTTAAACGATGTAAATGGTAAAGAAGAAGGCTATTTTGACGGAAATAAAAGTTGGGGTACCTATCTTCACGGAATTTTTGATAATCAAGAAGTCGTTACAGAATTACTTCAAGTAAAATATCCTGATGCCAAAGCTAGAAACTACAAATCATTTAAAGCGGAACAATTTGATAAATTGGCACATTGGATTGATGAAAATTTAGACATGGCAACCATCTTAAAAAATAGCATAGAAAAATGTTAA
- a CDS encoding pyridoxal phosphate-dependent aminotransferase, translated as MLNGHGDDLHLVEGEIKHNFSSNVYYKGCPSGLTEAILSNIHHIQNYPSPVANELNDLAAKTFQLNSDQFLFTNGATEAFYLIAQLFSNKKAAIVSPTFSEYEDACKIFKLNYELISRTDLGNTDTDLVFICNPNNPDGTVFSKKELEFLFKEKPNTTFVIDEAYIEFTNSIDSIMPLTENYSNVIVVRSLTKTFTIPGLRLGYIVSSASNIVKLLSLKMPWSVNSLAIKAGEFIFNNYKTLQFNASELLTEATVFKKQLSQLEGLNVCESNTPYFLVQLQNKSAKELKEFLIKTHQILIRDATNFSRLKGEYIRVSTQSKEANIKLVQALKEWL; from the coding sequence ATGTTAAACGGACACGGTGACGACCTTCATTTGGTAGAAGGGGAAATAAAACACAACTTTAGTTCTAATGTGTATTATAAAGGATGTCCTTCAGGATTAACAGAAGCCATTTTAAGTAATATCCATCACATTCAAAATTATCCTTCTCCAGTTGCTAATGAGCTTAATGATTTGGCAGCAAAAACGTTTCAGCTAAACTCCGATCAATTTTTATTTACCAATGGAGCGACCGAAGCCTTTTACCTAATAGCTCAATTATTTTCTAATAAGAAAGCGGCTATTGTGTCTCCTACTTTTTCAGAATATGAAGATGCATGTAAAATTTTTAAACTCAATTACGAGTTAATTTCACGAACAGATTTAGGAAACACAGACACTGACCTCGTGTTTATTTGCAATCCTAATAACCCCGACGGAACTGTTTTTTCAAAAAAAGAATTGGAGTTTTTATTTAAGGAAAAGCCAAATACGACATTTGTTATTGATGAAGCGTATATCGAGTTTACAAATAGTATTGATTCTATCATGCCGCTCACAGAGAATTACAGTAATGTAATTGTGGTACGCTCTTTAACCAAAACATTTACAATTCCTGGGTTGCGTTTAGGCTATATCGTTTCAAGTGCTTCAAACATCGTGAAACTTTTAAGTTTAAAAATGCCTTGGAGCGTGAATTCATTGGCTATAAAAGCAGGTGAATTTATTTTTAACAATTATAAAACACTTCAGTTTAATGCTTCAGAATTACTAACCGAAGCTACCGTTTTTAAAAAACAACTCTCACAATTAGAAGGATTAAACGTTTGTGAAAGCAATACACCCTATTTTTTAGTTCAATTGCAAAATAAATCAGCCAAGGAATTAAAGGAGTTCCTGATAAAAACACACCAAATACTAATTAGAGATGCTACCAATTTTTCTCGATTAAAAGGCGAGTATATTCGGGTCTCTACACAAAGTAAAGAAGCTAATATTAAACTTGTTCAAGCCTTAAAGGAATGGCTTTAA
- the cbiB gene encoding adenosylcobinamide-phosphate synthase CbiB: MALNTIYILIVAFCLDLLFGDPKWMPHLIVFYGKAIAFGEKIGNKGRGKLLKGMFLSIVLISAAFVMPLLMIQWLNSKGFTILSILFSIVMLFYCLANKTLIQEGKAVFKTLKDEGLDAGRKRLSWIVGRETNNLNEQQIRIATFETMSENLSDGVIAPLFYFAIFGIPGVMAYKMINTLDSMIGYKNDRYILFGRFAAKLDDVVNYLPARITAFLIVIVRFKLGGIHFILKEGKKHSSPNAGYPEAALAYVLNCQFGGPNYYHGKLVDKPFIGSNNREIKHEEIKTVSQINYAVSTLFCILIIVVFLVL; this comes from the coding sequence ATGGCTTTAAATACTATTTACATATTAATTGTTGCCTTTTGCTTAGATCTGCTTTTTGGTGACCCTAAATGGATGCCACATCTCATTGTTTTCTACGGAAAAGCAATTGCTTTTGGTGAAAAAATAGGTAATAAGGGCAGGGGCAAATTACTAAAAGGCATGTTTTTATCTATTGTATTAATAAGCGCCGCTTTTGTAATGCCGTTGTTAATGATACAATGGCTAAACTCAAAAGGTTTTACTATCCTTAGTATCTTATTTTCAATAGTCATGTTATTTTATTGCTTGGCAAACAAAACATTAATACAAGAAGGAAAGGCTGTTTTTAAAACACTAAAAGATGAAGGTTTAGATGCTGGACGCAAACGTTTATCTTGGATTGTTGGACGAGAAACTAACAACTTAAACGAACAACAAATAAGGATAGCCACTTTTGAAACGATGTCAGAAAATTTAAGTGATGGCGTCATTGCACCACTGTTTTATTTTGCAATATTTGGAATACCGGGTGTAATGGCTTATAAAATGATCAACACATTAGATTCTATGATCGGATACAAAAATGATCGTTATATCCTGTTCGGAAGATTTGCCGCAAAACTAGACGATGTTGTTAATTACCTTCCAGCCAGAATTACTGCCTTTTTAATAGTAATTGTTCGGTTTAAATTAGGAGGCATTCACTTTATTTTAAAAGAAGGGAAAAAACACAGTAGCCCAAATGCAGGCTACCCAGAAGCAGCATTGGCCTATGTTTTAAATTGTCAATTTGGAGGCCCCAATTATTATCATGGGAAATTGGTTGACAAACCATTTATAGGAAGCAACAATCGTGAAATTAAACACGAAGAAATTAAAACCGTTAGTCAAATTAACTACGCAGTAAGTACTTTGTTTTGTATATTAATTATTGTTGTTTTTCTTGTGCTTTAA
- a CDS encoding AAA family ATPase produces the protein MDNLQKKYIITGAPGTGKTTLINLLKDSVPCMDEVSRKVIIDEQKHGRHGMPWLDINRFTNLVYKITNEELSNNKALVCDRSLLDLEAYLTVAEKEIPNYLKTCPYHEVYHKKVFFAPTWFEIYCKDGQRLQEFDYCLKLEKALLEYYKKRGFDIIMLSKTSPLKRVEFILNLIL, from the coding sequence ATGGATAACCTTCAAAAAAAATACATTATTACTGGAGCCCCAGGTACTGGAAAAACGACTTTGATAAATCTCTTAAAGGACAGTGTACCTTGCATGGACGAAGTGTCTAGAAAAGTAATTATTGACGAACAAAAACATGGGAGACATGGGATGCCTTGGCTAGATATCAATCGATTTACCAATCTTGTTTATAAAATAACAAACGAAGAGTTGTCAAATAATAAAGCACTTGTTTGTGATCGTTCTTTACTAGATTTGGAAGCCTACTTAACCGTTGCAGAAAAGGAAATTCCAAACTATTTAAAAACATGTCCTTATCATGAAGTCTATCATAAAAAAGTGTTTTTTGCACCAACTTGGTTTGAGATTTATTGTAAAGACGGACAGAGATTGCAAGAGTTTGATTATTGCCTCAAGTTAGAAAAAGCCCTTTTAGAATATTATAAAAAAAGAGGGTTTGATATTATTATGCTCTCAAAAACATCTCCTTTAAAAAGAGTAGAATTCATTTTGAATTTAATCCTTTAG
- a CDS encoding (2Fe-2S) ferredoxin domain-containing protein, with amino-acid sequence MGKNIANTTHTFFFCDGGSCKKAGSEEVVRTARAYLRNNELWNNTHTIKTRCNGRCEDAPTCIVHPGEFWYKELTPEKINHIVKGHINNECPIETELLYQNGWEKQASNNERAPIKPKPFELKDDKELGECYMTKGFSSDQYLYPLFLYLLENPQGITLHIPNQNPIPFKEICAVDYSKEHILELITKTDSIPLTIAAVPKENKELQQSKISVTEYFYQKETQQTGIRFKNKFGQTLGKISINSNESSVWNYCTKIQLLNTSPIV; translated from the coding sequence ATGGGGAAAAATATAGCCAATACGACACATACCTTTTTCTTTTGCGATGGAGGTTCTTGTAAAAAAGCAGGAAGTGAAGAAGTTGTAAGAACAGCAAGAGCTTATTTACGTAACAATGAGCTTTGGAACAACACACATACCATTAAAACCAGATGTAATGGAAGGTGTGAAGACGCTCCCACATGTATAGTGCATCCTGGAGAATTTTGGTATAAAGAACTGACTCCAGAAAAAATAAATCATATTGTAAAAGGACATATAAATAATGAATGCCCCATTGAAACCGAATTATTGTATCAAAATGGTTGGGAAAAGCAAGCTTCAAATAATGAAAGAGCCCCAATAAAACCAAAACCTTTTGAATTAAAAGATGATAAAGAATTAGGTGAATGCTACATGACAAAAGGGTTTAGCTCAGACCAATACCTATACCCACTATTCTTATACCTGCTCGAAAACCCACAAGGCATAACACTTCATATCCCGAATCAAAACCCAATTCCGTTTAAAGAAATATGCGCTGTAGACTACTCAAAAGAGCACATACTTGAGTTGATAACTAAAACAGACAGCATCCCATTAACTATAGCCGCAGTTCCAAAAGAAAATAAAGAATTACAGCAATCAAAAATTTCTGTTACAGAATATTTTTATCAAAAAGAAACCCAACAAACAGGGATACGTTTCAAGAATAAATTTGGACAAACTTTAGGGAAAATTTCCATCAATTCTAATGAAAGCAGTGTTTGGAATTATTGTACAAAAATTCAGTTACTAAACACAAGCCCAATCGTGTGA